Proteins encoded together in one Oceanobacillus iheyensis HTE831 window:
- a CDS encoding PLP-dependent aminotransferase family protein, translated as MEMLSIHLDRSIDTPLYEQIYMYIKQEIINSHLAYGEKLPSKRKLSEFLEVSQNTIETAFDQLVAEGYIESRPRKGYFVLAQGDLEYIYQAKNTTYAENTSTDEINYDFYPSRIDTEAFPFDQWKKYTKQMIDKQHHQLLLLGNAQGDVELREEIANYLYHARGIRCDRDSIIVGAGVEILLQQLISLFPKETLFGIEDPGYQLILHIVKHFGHQAFPLEMDDQGIIMKRLEEADPTLIYVTPSHHFPYGSVLSINRRNQLLQWAEDDQQRYIIEDDYDSEFRYTGKTIPPLKSMDANDRVIYLGSFSKSLIPSLRISYMILPKQLLNLFNHKLSFYHSTVSRIDQQVLAQFMRNGDFEKHLNRMRKIYRRKLELVLELIKPYHPTIRFIGEQSGLHIVCEVRNGKTEQEIINNAKKAKLKVYPITAYTATDWLTEHPQFIIGFAGIPYRHLQDAVESFLDICL; from the coding sequence ATGGAAATGCTTAGTATACATTTGGATAGATCCATAGATACACCACTATATGAACAAATATATATGTATATAAAACAGGAAATCATCAATTCTCATCTTGCATATGGAGAAAAGTTACCCTCCAAACGTAAATTATCGGAATTTCTCGAAGTCAGTCAAAATACAATTGAAACTGCATTTGATCAGCTTGTAGCAGAAGGATATATTGAATCGAGACCGCGAAAAGGATATTTTGTATTGGCACAAGGCGATTTAGAATATATTTATCAAGCGAAAAACACTACATACGCAGAAAATACGTCTACAGATGAAATTAACTACGATTTTTATCCTAGTCGGATTGATACGGAAGCTTTTCCATTCGATCAATGGAAGAAGTATACAAAACAAATGATTGATAAACAGCATCATCAGCTACTACTACTAGGAAACGCACAAGGGGATGTTGAGTTAAGAGAAGAAATTGCAAACTATCTTTATCACGCAAGAGGAATACGTTGTGACCGTGATTCCATTATCGTTGGTGCCGGTGTTGAAATTTTGTTACAACAACTTATTTCTTTGTTCCCAAAAGAAACGTTATTTGGTATCGAAGACCCTGGTTACCAGCTGATTTTACATATTGTAAAACATTTTGGTCACCAAGCTTTCCCATTAGAAATGGATGATCAAGGGATTATTATGAAGAGATTAGAAGAAGCAGATCCAACATTAATTTATGTAACACCTTCTCATCATTTCCCATATGGATCTGTATTATCTATTAATAGAAGAAATCAATTACTTCAATGGGCAGAAGATGATCAGCAACGATATATTATTGAAGATGATTACGACAGTGAATTTCGATATACTGGAAAAACAATCCCGCCATTGAAAAGCATGGATGCGAACGATCGCGTCATATATTTGGGATCCTTTTCGAAATCCTTAATACCTTCACTTAGAATAAGCTATATGATTTTGCCAAAGCAGTTATTGAACCTTTTTAACCATAAGCTTTCATTCTATCATTCCACTGTCTCCAGAATTGACCAACAAGTACTTGCACAATTCATGAGAAATGGGGATTTTGAGAAACATCTTAATCGAATGCGAAAAATTTACCGAAGGAAGTTGGAATTGGTTCTGGAACTTATCAAACCATACCATCCGACTATTCGTTTCATTGGGGAACAATCTGGATTGCATATTGTTTGTGAAGTGAGAAATGGAAAAACGGAACAGGAGATCATAAATAATGCAAAAAAAGCAAAACTCAAAGTCTATCCGATTACTGCCTATACTGCTACCGATTGGTTAACAGAACACCCGCAATTTATTATTGGATTTGCTGGGATTCCATATAGACATTTACAAGATGCGGTGGAATCATTTTTAGACATCTGCCTGTAA